A window from Luteibacter flocculans encodes these proteins:
- a CDS encoding DNA-processing protein DprA has translation MRLRCYGRPVPVPYGHWRSLKAAPEIEMHMSKQSQAVLLLTAWLGKPDRGEAAPLAPREWGRFALWLKEQGHSPADLLDSRDLPTLLQGWADRAIDLPRIQRLLERGVAMGIALEKWERAGLWVITRSDPEYPSRLKRLLKTDAPPVLFGSGDRDLLDRGGIAVVGARDIGPEDLAFTGKLGGQIAMDGRSVVSGGARGADETAMLAALAQGGTVIGILADGLLRASSSAKYRSSLVGGNLVLISPFNPEAGFHAGNAMARNKYIYCLADAAIVIKSARGTGGTWNGAIETLKNGWVPVWVKPHADHASGNAALADAGAFWLPETVSDFDAIMGRTASIERPAAHSLFDARPPGIRESDPPPASELEADAMPHADVADSTPERQGENDVSATGPSKPASSPDLYEYFLLQLEAATRDGPATAEALQQKLGLVKTQLSEWLKRAVKEGRVEKRDKPVRYQSPRNSQLF, from the coding sequence TTGCGGCTGCGCTGCTACGGCAGGCCGGTTCCGGTCCCGTATGGCCATTGGCGCTCGCTGAAAGCAGCCCCGGAGATTGAGATGCACATGAGTAAACAGAGCCAGGCGGTACTGTTGCTGACCGCCTGGCTCGGCAAACCCGACAGAGGCGAGGCAGCACCCCTCGCGCCACGCGAATGGGGACGGTTTGCATTGTGGCTAAAAGAGCAGGGGCATTCGCCCGCGGATCTGCTCGATTCCCGCGATCTTCCGACGCTCCTCCAGGGCTGGGCCGACCGCGCCATCGATCTTCCCCGCATCCAAAGGCTGCTGGAGCGCGGCGTTGCCATGGGCATCGCACTGGAAAAATGGGAGCGTGCCGGTCTGTGGGTCATCACGCGGTCCGATCCGGAGTATCCCTCGCGGCTCAAACGGCTGCTCAAGACCGATGCACCGCCGGTTCTTTTCGGTTCGGGCGATCGCGATCTACTGGATCGCGGAGGCATTGCCGTGGTGGGCGCTCGCGACATCGGCCCCGAGGACCTGGCATTTACCGGAAAACTCGGTGGGCAGATCGCGATGGACGGCAGGTCCGTCGTGTCTGGCGGCGCCAGAGGTGCAGATGAAACGGCCATGCTCGCAGCCTTGGCGCAAGGCGGCACCGTTATCGGCATTCTGGCTGACGGCCTCCTGCGCGCCAGCAGTTCCGCCAAATATCGGTCCTCACTGGTAGGCGGCAATCTCGTCCTGATTTCGCCGTTCAACCCCGAAGCCGGCTTCCATGCCGGCAATGCCATGGCGCGCAACAAGTACATCTACTGTCTCGCAGACGCCGCGATCGTCATCAAGTCCGCCAGGGGTACAGGGGGAACGTGGAACGGGGCGATCGAGACACTCAAGAACGGATGGGTACCCGTTTGGGTCAAACCGCATGCAGACCACGCCTCGGGCAACGCGGCACTGGCCGATGCGGGGGCCTTCTGGCTGCCGGAAACCGTCAGCGACTTCGATGCCATCATGGGACGCACCGCGTCGATCGAAAGGCCTGCTGCGCACTCGCTCTTCGATGCGAGGCCCCCCGGCATAAGGGAGTCCGACCCGCCGCCGGCATCCGAGTTGGAGGCCGATGCCATGCCGCATGCTGACGTCGCCGATTCGACACCCGAACGGCAAGGCGAAAACGACGTCAGTGCCACCGGCCCATCGAAGCCAGCATCGAGCCCCGACCTCTACGAGTACTTCCTGCTCCAGCTGGAAGCCGCCACGCGCGATGGTCCAGCCACGGCGGAAGCGCTTCAGCAGAAACTGGGGCTGGTCAAGACGCAATTGAGCGAATGGCTCAAGCGTGCCGTCAAGGAAGGCCGCGTCGAGAAGCGCGACAAACCTGTCCGCTACCAATCGCCACGCAATAGCCAGCTTTTCTGA
- a CDS encoding RecQ family ATP-dependent DNA helicase yields the protein MPVTDREHALGLLRQALGKPDADFREGQWEAIDIVANQRRKLLVVERTGWGKSSVYFIATRLLRDRGAGPTLIVSPLLALMRNQIESAERLGVRAITINSTNTNDWPSLTQRIVNDGADAILISPERLANDDFAENVLLPIAHRIGLLVVDEAHCISDWGHDFRPDYRRLVNVIRRMPANMPVLGTTATANDRVIGDVIAQLGDIQVLRGPLTRESLHLQATRLSDQAARLAWLVDHLPSLPGTGIVYVLTKRDADTVARWLKANGVDAEAYYSDVTHPAFDDSDTYRQHLENRLYSNRLKALVATTALSMGYDKPDLGFVVHYQASGSIVAYYQQVGRAGRAIPHAIGVLLSGREDTDIHEYFRGSAFPEQAHVLAILDALAQSDGMTVPAIEAAVNLRKTQIEKVLKLLSVENPSPVIKDGPRWSRTPVPYRMDQERIDNLTQQREQEWQEVQDYIRTTDCKMAFLARALDDPQPHPCGRCTSCVGHPIVSESFDQALAIQARAFLRYAEFPLETRKQVLAGAFVEYPFAGNLPPAWRAETGRTLSRWGDAGWGRLVEEDKHTGRFRDELVDAVADMIQLRWQPHPAPEWVTCVPSRTHPNLVPDFAARLAARLGLPFHAAITKVRDNRPQKAQENRFHQCRNLDGAFAVQPNLPAGPVLLVDDVVDSKWTLTIAAALLRQAGSGPVWPLALAESSPGD from the coding sequence ATGCCGGTAACGGATCGCGAACACGCCCTCGGCCTTCTCAGACAAGCCCTCGGCAAGCCCGACGCGGACTTTCGCGAGGGTCAGTGGGAAGCCATCGACATAGTCGCCAATCAGCGGCGCAAACTGTTGGTCGTGGAGCGAACAGGCTGGGGCAAGAGCTCGGTCTATTTCATTGCGACACGCCTGCTTCGAGACCGCGGCGCTGGGCCCACGCTTATCGTCTCGCCACTGCTTGCGTTGATGCGCAACCAGATAGAAAGCGCCGAACGGCTGGGGGTTCGCGCCATCACGATCAATTCAACCAACACGAACGACTGGCCGTCCCTCACGCAACGTATAGTGAACGACGGTGCCGATGCCATACTCATCTCGCCCGAGCGTCTCGCCAACGACGACTTTGCGGAAAACGTCCTGTTACCTATCGCCCATCGCATTGGCCTGCTCGTGGTGGACGAAGCGCATTGCATTTCCGACTGGGGCCACGACTTCCGCCCCGACTACCGCCGGCTCGTCAACGTCATCAGGCGCATGCCGGCGAATATGCCGGTACTGGGGACTACCGCGACGGCCAACGATCGCGTGATCGGGGACGTCATCGCGCAACTGGGCGACATACAGGTGCTGCGCGGCCCGCTTACCCGCGAAAGTCTGCATCTGCAAGCGACACGCCTTTCCGACCAGGCCGCGCGACTGGCGTGGTTGGTCGACCATCTCCCCAGCCTGCCCGGTACCGGCATTGTCTATGTCCTGACCAAAAGGGACGCGGATACCGTCGCACGGTGGCTGAAGGCCAACGGCGTCGACGCGGAGGCTTACTACAGCGACGTTACCCACCCGGCCTTCGATGATTCCGACACCTATCGCCAACATCTCGAAAACCGCCTTTACTCGAATCGCCTGAAGGCACTGGTTGCCACTACCGCGCTATCCATGGGTTACGACAAACCCGATCTCGGTTTCGTCGTTCATTACCAGGCCTCGGGCTCCATCGTCGCCTATTACCAGCAAGTGGGCCGCGCGGGCCGCGCGATACCGCACGCCATCGGCGTGCTGCTTTCCGGTCGCGAGGACACCGACATCCACGAGTACTTCCGCGGCTCGGCATTTCCCGAGCAGGCGCACGTGCTGGCCATACTGGACGCGCTGGCCCAAAGCGATGGCATGACCGTTCCAGCCATCGAAGCGGCCGTCAACCTGCGCAAGACACAAATCGAGAAGGTGCTGAAACTTCTCTCGGTGGAAAACCCGTCACCGGTCATCAAGGACGGCCCGCGCTGGTCCCGAACTCCTGTCCCCTATCGCATGGATCAGGAGCGGATCGACAATCTCACCCAGCAACGCGAACAGGAGTGGCAAGAGGTTCAGGACTACATCAGAACCACGGACTGCAAGATGGCTTTCCTGGCCCGGGCTCTCGACGATCCCCAGCCACACCCCTGTGGCCGATGCACGTCCTGTGTAGGACACCCGATCGTCTCGGAATCCTTCGACCAGGCGCTGGCGATTCAGGCCCGGGCTTTCCTGCGCTATGCGGAATTTCCGCTGGAAACCAGGAAGCAAGTCTTAGCCGGCGCCTTTGTCGAATATCCCTTCGCCGGCAATCTGCCGCCGGCATGGCGCGCCGAAACGGGGCGAACGCTTTCGCGATGGGGCGACGCCGGCTGGGGACGGCTCGTGGAGGAGGACAAGCATACCGGCCGCTTCCGCGACGAACTGGTCGACGCCGTGGCGGACATGATTCAGCTGCGCTGGCAACCCCACCCGGCGCCCGAGTGGGTCACTTGTGTCCCCTCGCGCACGCATCCCAACCTGGTGCCGGACTTCGCTGCTCGTCTGGCTGCACGCCTGGGTCTGCCGTTCCATGCAGCGATCACCAAGGTACGGGACAATAGGCCGCAAAAGGCGCAAGAGAACCGCTTTCATCAGTGCCGCAATCTGGATGGTGCCTTTGCCGTCCAGCCCAATCTTCCAGCGGGTCCGGTCCTGCTGGTCGATGACGTGGTCGATTCCAAGTGGACCTTGACCATTGCGGCTGCGCTGCTACGGCAGGCCGGTTCCGGTCCCGTATGGCCATTGGCGCTCGCTGAAAGCAGCCCCGGAGATTGA
- a CDS encoding GmrSD restriction endonuclease domain-containing protein, which produces MKATEAKLLKFLKNAPQFIIPIYQRNYSWTREQCNQLWHDLLRAGRESQISGHFIGSIVYIERGLSNVVQQESLLVIDGQQRLTTATLLIAALAEHFENYDIPELLEAFSARKLRNYYLFNVEEEGERHFKLLLSETDKESLLAILRKAPMPKDASTRIEENFKLFQNLIESNKAELEAICTGLDKLVIVDISLDRAQDNPQLIFESMNSTGLELSQADLIRNYILMGLEPALQTELYNAYWRPMEKGFGQAAYAVHFDPFMRHYLTAKTGEIPNVREVYSAFKDYARRRAGDTRELMAEIHAYADYYCAMALGTEKNALLKQAFQDIRELKMDVVYPFLLDAYHDYRRGDLGVDELHQALRLVESYVFRRAVCAIPTNSLNRTFAGLSRSLKKDRYLESLTATFLLLPSYRRFPDDDEFQRGLMVRNLYKFRSLMYWLRKLENFGRKEPITVENYTVEHIMPQNADLSAAWKQELGPEYDRVQKTWLHTLGNLTLTGYNSEYSDRPFKYKRDEATNREGDPVGLKVSPLILNQGLGSVETWNEDAIRDRAERLAARAAKVWRAPELSADVLDAYRPTAAQPLQKYSIETHHQLATGPVRELFEHLRRQVMTIDPCVSEEFLKIYVAYKAETNFVDVIPQAKRLLLNLNIPFYEIDDPNGLCRDVTGIGRWGNGDVEVRLESLDQLPYVLGLIRQAFDRQMGSVDA; this is translated from the coding sequence ATGAAAGCCACTGAAGCCAAATTGCTCAAGTTTTTGAAGAATGCGCCACAGTTCATCATCCCGATTTATCAGCGCAACTATTCCTGGACGAGGGAGCAGTGCAACCAACTCTGGCACGACCTGCTCCGGGCGGGCCGGGAAAGCCAGATCAGCGGACATTTCATCGGTTCAATCGTGTACATCGAGCGCGGACTGTCAAACGTGGTACAGCAGGAATCCCTACTTGTCATCGATGGACAACAACGCCTCACCACCGCCACCCTGCTGATCGCTGCACTCGCAGAGCACTTCGAAAACTACGATATCCCTGAGCTACTGGAGGCGTTTTCCGCTCGGAAGTTGCGCAATTACTATCTATTCAACGTGGAAGAGGAAGGCGAGCGCCATTTCAAGCTATTGCTGTCAGAAACAGACAAGGAAAGCTTACTCGCGATACTGCGCAAGGCCCCCATGCCCAAGGACGCCAGCACGCGTATCGAAGAGAACTTCAAACTCTTTCAAAACCTGATCGAGAGCAACAAGGCCGAACTGGAGGCCATTTGCACCGGCCTGGACAAGCTCGTCATCGTCGACATATCCCTCGATCGCGCCCAGGACAATCCTCAACTCATCTTCGAAAGCATGAACTCTACGGGTCTGGAATTGAGTCAGGCCGATCTAATCCGCAATTACATCTTGATGGGGCTAGAACCTGCGCTGCAGACCGAGCTTTACAACGCTTACTGGCGTCCCATGGAGAAGGGTTTTGGTCAGGCGGCTTACGCCGTGCACTTCGACCCATTCATGCGCCACTATCTCACCGCCAAAACGGGTGAAATCCCCAATGTCCGAGAGGTGTACAGCGCTTTCAAGGACTATGCGCGTCGCCGCGCGGGCGATACCCGTGAACTGATGGCAGAAATTCATGCCTACGCCGACTATTACTGCGCCATGGCGCTTGGTACCGAGAAGAACGCGCTTCTGAAACAGGCATTCCAGGACATACGCGAACTGAAGATGGATGTCGTCTATCCGTTTCTTCTGGACGCCTATCACGATTATCGAAGAGGCGACCTCGGCGTCGACGAGTTGCACCAGGCGCTGCGCCTAGTCGAAAGTTACGTATTTCGCCGCGCCGTATGCGCTATACCCACCAATTCACTCAACCGTACTTTCGCAGGGCTCTCTCGTTCCCTTAAGAAAGACCGCTATCTTGAGAGCCTCACCGCCACATTCCTTTTGCTACCGTCCTATCGCCGGTTTCCTGATGACGACGAGTTCCAACGCGGACTCATGGTCCGAAATCTCTACAAGTTCCGCAGCCTCATGTATTGGCTTCGCAAGCTTGAGAACTTTGGACGCAAGGAACCGATTACGGTGGAGAACTACACGGTAGAGCACATCATGCCGCAGAACGCCGATCTGTCGGCAGCGTGGAAGCAGGAACTTGGCCCCGAATACGACCGAGTGCAGAAAACATGGCTGCACACCCTGGGCAACCTAACGCTTACCGGCTACAACAGCGAGTACAGCGACAGACCGTTCAAATACAAGCGCGACGAGGCGACCAATCGTGAGGGTGATCCCGTAGGCCTCAAGGTCAGCCCTCTCATACTCAACCAGGGTCTGGGCAGCGTTGAGACTTGGAATGAGGACGCCATCCGAGATCGTGCCGAACGCCTTGCCGCTCGTGCAGCCAAGGTGTGGAGGGCTCCGGAGCTCTCCGCGGACGTCCTCGATGCGTATCGACCGACCGCTGCGCAGCCGTTGCAGAAGTACAGCATCGAGACTCACCATCAGTTGGCGACCGGTCCCGTCCGCGAGCTTTTCGAGCATTTACGCCGACAGGTGATGACCATCGACCCCTGCGTCAGCGAGGAGTTTCTCAAGATCTACGTGGCCTATAAGGCAGAAACCAACTTCGTCGACGTTATTCCCCAAGCCAAGCGATTGCTGCTTAACCTCAATATCCCATTCTATGAAATCGACGATCCAAATGGTCTGTGTCGCGACGTCACTGGCATTGGTCGCTGGGGTAACGGCGACGTGGAGGTAAGGCTAGAATCGCTGGATCAGCTACCTTACGTCTTGGGACTGATCCGTCAGGCATTCGATCGGCAAATGGGCAGTGTCGACGCCTGA